In Anas acuta chromosome 25, bAnaAcu1.1, whole genome shotgun sequence, the genomic stretch GGCCCAGTGGCCCAACCCCACTGGTCAGCAGCCGCAATGAGCCCTGCTTCAGGCAGTGCCAGAACTCCACTGTCATCATTCAGCCCTCCCACAGGGAGAACACCTTGAGGGCAGGGCCTCTTTCAccaccttctccttcctttcaagCCACTGACACCAGTCCCATTGGGAAAGAGGATCTGGCTGGCAGATCTCGGAGTGCACAGGGGAAGCAGTCAGCCAAAAGAGAGAAGAGGGCCCCATCCCAGAGCTCTGCCTTGCACACATACATCCCCTCCCCATCCGGGGTTGTTGCACAGCCAGTGTAGCTCCCTGCACCAGGGTGTCATTCACAGCACAGAGGTACAAGGCGCTGTCAGAGAGCTCGgcttccttcagctgcagaatGCTGGATTTCCCCACAGTGTTCATCTCCATGGTGAAATGGATATTCTGCATGCTGCCTGTTGTGGTGTAATATGCGAGCAGCTGAGGGGCTTGTCCCTTCTTCTGCTGGTACCAGTACAAGCCATACAAGCTGGGGATTTGATACGTGCAAGTGGTCTGGAAcgtttctttctgtttcacgGTGACTTGTCCTTCTTGCTGGGTGACGGAGGTCTGCCCCATGGCATCTGAAAGAAACCAAATGTCCCCAACTGATCACAGAAACCAAGGGGAGAATTAAGCTTTCTGGGTGGGATGGATCTTTATGCCTTTGACtgaagcaaaaatcccatggatTTTGGCATCTTTGGGCAGAAGGTCTATGACCAGAGGTTAGAATGGATCCCAGAGCATGGTAATATCCATTACCTCCCACATGTAGGGCCATTACCATCCCCCCAGGGTAGAGCTGTCTTTAGTTCCTTCTCTCAGGAGAAGAAACTGCCCAGAGTGTCAGGAGAGAGAGGCAGAGTGGCATGGATGGTTGGcaacaggaaaggaagggaagaagatcTGAGATGATCAGGAGAGGAGGTTTTTTATGCTGCCTCATCTTTCTTCCCAGCAGTAAGAGCATCTTCAGAAAAGACGCACAAAACAGGCATGATCTAATACTAGCCATCATTTTCCCAGTAATTGatgagcagctccctgcagagaGCTGTTGATGGGGGTGATGGTCtcctgaagagaaggagaatcATGCTGCCATCCACAGGCAATGCTTACCCAGTGGTTGCCTCAGGAAGGCAGCGAGGATGAGATAAACAAGGCGCATTGTGAGACCAATCCTCCGGCATGTGTGAGAGAGCCTCAGAAGAACACACGTCCCCACCAAGAGCCCcgggagagcagagctgcaggaaatgACTCGGCAGGGGGAACAAAGAATGCAAGTGGGAGGAGAAAATGCTTGTGCTTGGAGTGCTTGAAATACCCGGCTGGGGTCCTCCTCCACCAGTGACAGTACTGCTTCTGCAGCCAACATCTGCACAGCTGGGGAACATGGTGGCTCTTTTCTCCCCATGGTCGGAAGGGTCTGTTCCTGCACTGATCCTCCATTGGCATCCTCCCCACTACAGTGAGAAATTTCTGCTGTTCTACACCCTCCTGATGGCCCATTTAGAGTCTTCAGGGCTCATGCTCCACTGGGGTTTTACATCACCTCCTGGGGTCCTCCTCTCTCTAGGGatggttctttttcttctgggaacAACTTGCACCCTCTTTCTAACcactctcttctttctttcctatagCAACTGGGAACATTGCCTTGTAAGCAAGTCCCCAGAAATTGGTGAGGAACCCTGTGGTGCAGCATCCCAGCAGTCCGGCTGTGTCCTGATGGGGTGGGATGAGGAATGGTGTAGTCACTGTATCATTCAAGGTTCCAGAGGTATCATTAGACTGAGTGTCCACTACTGACATTTCTTGCTGGGACGTTATCTCAGTCCCAAAGGTAGAATCAGAATCATTGAATATCCCGACTTGGAAGGGACTCAGAAGGATCATAGAGTCCAACTattggcaccacacaggtctacccaagttcatatgactaagagcatattaaacttcttaaactccaacaggcttggtgccatggcTACAGCCCTgtggagcctgttccagtgtgcaactaccctctcagtgaagaaccacTTCCTGATATCCAAACTGAACCTCTCCGCaacttgacaccattcccttgggtcctatcactggttaccagAGAGAATACATTAGCTCGGGCCACTCTACTCCCCGTTGTGAGGAAGCTGGAGACCATGATGAggtctcttttccaggctgaacaggccaagtgacctcagccactcctcaatGACTTCCCCTCAAGgaccttcaccatctttgtagtccttctctggacactctccaatagtttcatgtctttttttactgtggtgcccaagactgcacacagtactcgaggtgaggtcACACCTGCACAGAGTAGAacaggacaatcacttctccCAACCAgatagcaatgctgtgcttgaagTATTGTGCTGGATTTGGGCTTGGGACAAAGCCTGTACAACAAGATCTTAAAATGTGAccattacagaaaatacaggaaacCCAACATAACCACTCTGATGGTCTCTCAGGACAGTGTCGTTTAACCCCAAGCTCTGCAAGGGGACTTCCAAGGACCAGAAGCGTCTCCCAGCgagcatggctgcagctgtgccCCAGGCTCAACCCCACACACCGTGTGGCACTCcctgtccctcccagctctgcaggccaTTGACTGCCTTTGCTGTAAGGGCATGCTACGAAATTGTGTCCAGCTGGGTGCCTCCTGTACCCAAAAGGCTTTCCTGTGTGTCTGCTTCCTTGGCAGCCAGCCCCCACACTGCATTATTCTGGGGGTGCTTCCTGACCAAGaggaaaagccttttctttgcttctttgcaCCATCATGAGGCTCTGACcctttctccagcctgcccgcattctccaaaacccacttGTGACCTACGCTGTCACCACCTGTGTGCCCTTTTCGGGGACCAGGCTTGGCCCATGCCAAGGGTGCCTTCCTTCCGACTGCTCATGGCCTTAATGAAAGGATTCAGCAGGGCTGGATGTCTCTGGCATTGCCAGCTGCTACTCAGGCAAACAGGTTACTCAGGTGCCCTCCATGCCAAAGCTGCTAGATAGGGCCCCTGGGAAGGGCTCCTAGGAACCACAAACATGGTGCagatggggagggaaggaagcttTGTGTCTCTATGTCAGAAATCAACACCTGCTCATATGCAGGCCTCTCTCTGCCAGGTGTTAGCAACTTGAAAGAAGCAGCGAGAGCACAACTGTGTGGAGGTCTCTGTGATGCTACACACAGCTCATGCAGTCAGGCGTGCCCCTCCACTCTCTTGACATCGCTGGGTGTGACGTCCTGACCCCTCACACCCAAATGGGTCTGCCCACACCTGACCCCCAGCGTCTGACCCAGAAGAACCGAAGGGCCTCAGTGGGGACGGGTCTGGACTGGCGGGGGAACCCCCGCGGCTGCGGGACGAGGTGGTCCTGGCGGGCGGAGCGGCAGCGCCccctgggggctgtgcccctgcctcccccccgccACAcacgcccggccccgcccgccaCGGTTCCTGCACGGCCGCAgccccggctcctctccccgTGGCTCTCAGGGCGCAGTAATACACCGCCGTGTCCCGAAGACGGGGATCGGTGAGCCACAGGGCGCTGGACCGGCGGTCTCCTGCCACCGAGAGCCGCCCTACCGGGTCCGTCATATCCTCGGACCCACTATAAGCCCTCACGAGGAATGAGGGTCCTTGGCCCGGGAACTGACGGTACCAGTGGATGTAGACGTTTGACTGGATGTTGGGGTGTGAGCAGGCGATGTTGATGCCGGAGCCCTGCCTGGTCTGTGCCCAcggctcctgctgcacctgggctctgcctgcagccactgccaagaagaaaagcaggagaaaactcagaaaatggCTTTGCTTCCaccaaaaatgtcaggaaaggGGAGAGGGCAGAAGAAAACGGTTGATAGCCGATGCGagctttttctcagaagaaagcaCACAAAGGTATTTCTCTGGGAAGGGTTATTAGGGGACCAAGTCGGAGCAGGGCTGTTTGGGAGGAGAGTCCGagccaggaggagaagggaagcaggcagcaatgAGTGGGGGTGTGCcgaaaggagaggaggaaggcagggagcaaGGCAAGGTGGGAGGCAACGGCCGGCTGAGCTCGCAGGAGGCAGGCGGGATGGCTGCAGAGGGAGGCCAGAGGGGAGCGAGGTCCGTAAGAAGCCGGCGGGCCAGAAGCGAGGgcagccccgtcccgtcccgtcccgtcccgtccccggCGCCGGCAGCCCCGCGCACCCAGGAGCACCGCGGCCAGCGCCGCCAGCCCTgcggcccggccctgccgcatcccgccgctccgccgcccgcgccgcgctgcccccgccagccccggctCTGCTCCGCCCGCGgcgcctcctccccgccgccgccgcccggcgccgccagctccgccccggggccgctcgGGGGCTGGCCCGGGCTGCGAGTGCTGGGCGCCTGTGGGCGGGCAGGGCTTCGGCTGCTGCCCGCGGGGCTCTGCCcgtcctgcagcccagcccggGACGCGGAGGCGTGGAGGCGTGCGGGGAAAGGCTGAGGCAGCTCCTTCGGCACGGGAAACGAGAGGGGAGGGTAGGAGAAGGGagtgggaaagggagagggagcgGAGAAAGCAGCTGCCCATCTGCAGCGTCCCCAGCAAGAGGGGTAGGCGGAGGGCAGCGGGCCGGGGTGTACTCGGTCTGGTAGTGTGGTGATGCGAATCACTGGTTTCCAAGCTGTGGCCGGTAGTGTTTGGAGCTCCACGGGTATCGGAGCTGAGCACGTTTTTAGGGAGACACACAGACAGGGTAATGCACACCCCATTTGGGAAAGATACAGCCAGGCTGGTACCCCTAGTAGTTGCTTTTGGAGACCCAAACACTCCTGCCGTATTTGCCTGGAGGCTGAGACCCgcttccccttctccaggaTCTGCAGGATGATGCAGCTGACAGCACAGGCCAGGGGCGACCTTGGCCCCAGTCTGCCTCAAGTTCCTGGCACCAAATCcactcctgctgctccaccacGACCTGACACTTTCTCCTTGCATCACATATGCACATGGGACAGAGCGAGACTATACAGAGGTAATCTCTGAGTAGACAAGTGCATGGAGTGGCCCCCTTTCACCCCCTGCTCTGTCTGCCCTCATGTGCTCCTCCCAGCTTCATgtgccctgctgtcccctcaTGGGTTTGTAGAGGTTTGTCCCTCACCCATCCCAGCCTGTGTCTTGGCCCATAGCTGTAGGAGGTGCAAGGCCCAGGCTGATCTCCCTGGCAGTGGCACCTGTGGCTTCTTGATAAGCCAACAACTGGTGTGAATGGTGAGGTTTGTCTCTTGTCACTgcctctgtgtttgttttccctggtCTCGGTCTCTGTATGCTTGTTGCTTGCCTCCTCGTTTCTTAGCATCCCCATTGACAAAGTCCCCAATGTGATAACTTCTGAGGCTTAAAGAGAGCCGCAGACCCATGAACCACACATAAGTCGTTCAAGTGCCCAGATTTGGTCTCCTCACTACCTCCCTCATCATCTGTCAGTCAGGCTTGTGTCCGTGCATGTACTTCTTTccagctttctgctgttctttctctctgccCCCCTCCCTAATGCTTGTAGAGAAGGCATCTATAAGTGTAAGAGGCATCCCGACCAAGACATGGCGCATGTCAGTGAAGGGGAGGTTGCCAAAGACAAACTACACAGAAGGATGCAAGTGCTGGTTGGGCACCACCATCACCATCACAGGTGTATTCCCAGTCCGGATGAAGAGGTCGATGACTGAGTCCAggatgaagagcagcagctctcagctaTCAGACAAACCCggcagcaagaaaagaaagcactATATAGACCTTCCCCCACCCCTAGGAGGAGATagcggcagcaggaggaaggagaagatggAGTTGCTGCTCAGGATTCATTGTCCTCCACCACTCGATATCTTCTGGACAGACAACACAGCAGGGCCTCAGCAAGCAAGGATGTTCCTGCAGAGACAGTAGAGAGTAAGATCCCAACCCTGGGCTTCAAGTGGGCTGATTTTGCTCTCTTCACTGTGTGCACagttatgtgtgtgtgtgtagttgACAGTACTTCAAAATGCATCCAGGAGTGTTTGTGAGTGGACTGATGAGTTCATGTATGTTTTTATAAGAGCAGCAGTGTGCATGAGTGCTGTTCCCTCCACCTGCTTTTGATGTTATGAGTGATATCAGTATGAGAACAAGCGGTACACTGGGAATGAACAGAAACAGTGATCTGATGTCAGCATCCCACCAAGGCTGAGATGTGGTGATCATGCAGGTCGCCCCAAGACTCCTGAGCATTCCTAGCCAGTGGTCATCTGAGAAACCCTCCCAGAGGATCACAGGCTGCACTGCCAGCATGCACATAATCCAACCCTAAGTTCAGAGCAGGTCTCATCACATCGGGTTGCTCAGGATTTCTCAGCCTGTCTCCCTGGCGATGGTGGTCATGAGAGAGGGATTAGGAAAGGTGTGACTCAGAGACCGTATAGGACCTGGCTGAGTTGGATTTTCATCTAAAAGTGAGGCAGCAGCCTTATTGGTCCTAACCACTCTTTTTGGATCATGTCTGAATGAAGACATTTTGCTCCTCACTTTTCCCTGTGCTCTTCTTCCTGCCTGCCCTCTCTCCCAGGTTCACCTGCAGCCTTAAGACATGTCGCTGTATGACCAGTGCATGCTGTGCTGGCCCAGTGGCCCAACCCCACTGGTCAGCAGCCGCAATGAGCCCTGCTTCAGGCAGTGCCAGTACTCCACTGTCATCATTCAGCCCTCCCACAGGGAGAACACCTCGAGGGCAGGGCCTCTTTCAccaccttctccttcctttcaagCCACTGACACCAGTCCCATTGGGAAAGAGGATCTGGCTGGCAGATCTCGGAGTGCACAGGGGAAGCAGTCAGCCAAAAGAGAGAAGAGGGCCCCATCCCAGAGCTCTGCCTTGCACACATACATCCCCTCCCCATCCGGGGTTGTTGCACAGCCAGTGTAGCTCCCTGCACCAGGGTGTCACGCACAGCACAGAGGTACAAGGCGCTGTCAGAGAGCTCGgcttccttcagctgcagaatGCTGGATTTCCCCACAGTGTTCATCTACATGGTGAAATGGATATTCTGCATGCTGCCTGTTGTGGTGTAATATGCGAGCAGCTGAGGGGCTTGTCCCTTCTTCTGCTGGTACCAGTACAAGCCATACAAGCTGGGGATTTGATACGTGCAAGTGGTCTGGAAcgtttctttctgtttcacgGTGACTTGTCCTTCTTGCTGGGTGACGGAGGTCTGCCCCATGGCATCTGAAAGAAACCAAATGTCCCCAACTGATCACAGAAGCCTAGGGGAGAATTAAGTTTCTGGATGGGAAGGATCTTTATGCCTTTGACtgaagcaaaaatcccatggatTTTGGCATCTTTGGGCAGAAGGTCTATGACCAGAGCTTAGAATGGATCCCAGAGCATGGTAATATCCATTACCTCCCACATGTAGGGCCATTACCATCCCCCCAGGGTAGAGCTGTCTTTAGTTCCTTCTCTCAGGAGAAGAAACTGCCCAGAGTGTCAGGAGAGAGAGGCAGAGTGGCATGGATGGTTGGcaacaggaaaggaagggaagggaagatctGAGATCATCAGGAGAGGAGGTTTTTTATGCTGCCTCATCTTTCTTCCCAGCAGTAAGAGCATCTTCAGAAAAGACGCGCAAAACAGGCATGATCTAATACTAGCCATCATTTTCCCAGTAATTGatgagcagctccctgcagagaGCTGTTGATGGGGGTGATGGTCtcctgaagagaaggagaatcATGCTGCCATCCACAGGCAATGCTTACCCAGTGGTTGCCTCAGGAAGGCAGCGAGGATGAGATAAACAAGGCGCATTGTGAGACCAATCCTCCGGCATGTGTGAGAGAGCCTCAG encodes the following:
- the LOC137844683 gene encoding uncharacterized protein isoform X2 — protein: MRQGRAAGLAALAAVLLVAAGRAQVQQEPWAQTRQGSGINIACSHPNIQSNVYIHWYRQFPGQGPSFLVRAYNAMGQTSVTQQEGQVTVKQKETFQTTCTYQIPSLYGLYWYQQKKGQAPQLLAYYTTTGSMQNIHFTMEMNTVGKSSILQLKEAELSDSALYLCAVNDTLVQGATLAVQQPRMGRGCMCARQSSGMGPSSLFWLTASPVHSEICQPDPLSQWDWCQWLERKEKVVKEALPSRCSPCGRAE
- the LOC137844683 gene encoding uncharacterized protein isoform X1 gives rise to the protein MGCALPCLCVSLKTCSAPIPVELQTLPATAWKPVIRITTLPDRVHPGPLPSAYPSCWGRCRWAAAFSAPSPFPTPFSYPPLSFPVPKELPQPFPARLHASASRAGLQDGQSPAGSSRSPARPQAPSTRSPGQPPSGPGAELAAPGGGGGEEAPRAEQSRGWRGQRGAGGGAAGCGRAGPQGWRRWPRCSWWLQAEPRCSRSRGHRPGRAPASTSPAHTPTSSQTSTSTDAMGQTSVTQQEGQVTVKQKETFQTTCTYQIPSLYGLYWYQQKKGQAPQLLAYYTTTGSMQNIHFTMEMNTVGKSSILQLKEAELSDSALYLCAEHPCLLRPCCVVCPEDIEWWRTMNPEQQLHLLLPPAAAVFA